Proteins from a genomic interval of Diaminobutyricimonas aerilata:
- a CDS encoding DEAD/DEAH box helicase, which produces MANPAQRQAPGRARAAARGRSRRPHSDEAGVIPVLARVAREVEAAAQRGPVRAANRTRFQVATVLLREERARIKTDTTIPDAERVEAQRRLDGLAAILAKTAARDTSLITLLQDDAPVSAAAREMRRDLLMSAGVELSPDELIITDEAPQPDASTERQVVPAPVRRYQMSNPFLAPDFSAVQPVEPTSSRLANWELIEPLFRSFEYGAGGTAASMDLPPVESLDTPGRLQLMPHQARFVESAREGHRTYLLADEPGLGKTAQALLAANATGSYPLLVVTPNVVKVNWAREVALWTPKRTATVVNGDGENIDAYADVVIVNYEILDRHVYWLSKRGFKGMIVDEAHFIKNKESQRSQNVLSLSRSIRAVSPRALMIALTGTPLINQIEDFRMIWQFLGWIDEKKPRAELMRRLDETGLTPGDPGFFAAARQAVIDMGIVRRKKVDVAADIPARRIADITVELDGEVGRSVRESERKLVARLLERFDRVMASRPDADPATVIRTVAHADLEESKSSSAGDNVFSMVRRIGQAKAGLAADYTVNLARNVGKVVFFAKHIDVMDTAEEQFARAGLRTISIRGDQTAKTRQAQIDAFLTDPDVSVAVCSLTAAGVGVNLQVASNVVLAELSWTDAEQTQAIDRVHRIGQELPVTAWRILAAQTLDSKIAELIDSKAGLAARALDGSDEEIGAESTVQLEALVALLTEAVARRR; this is translated from the coding sequence ATGGCCAACCCGGCCCAACGTCAAGCCCCCGGTCGCGCCCGTGCGGCAGCGCGCGGACGCTCGAGGCGTCCCCACTCGGACGAGGCGGGCGTCATCCCCGTGCTCGCCCGCGTCGCGCGCGAGGTCGAGGCCGCCGCGCAGCGCGGCCCGGTGCGCGCGGCGAACCGCACGCGGTTCCAGGTCGCCACGGTGCTGCTGCGCGAGGAACGCGCCCGCATCAAGACCGACACCACGATCCCCGACGCCGAACGCGTCGAAGCGCAGCGCCGACTCGACGGACTCGCGGCGATCCTCGCGAAGACCGCCGCTCGCGACACCTCGCTCATCACCCTGCTGCAGGACGACGCCCCGGTGAGCGCCGCCGCGCGGGAGATGCGCCGCGACCTGCTCATGTCGGCCGGCGTGGAGCTGAGCCCCGACGAGCTCATCATCACCGACGAGGCGCCGCAGCCCGACGCGTCCACCGAACGCCAGGTGGTCCCTGCGCCGGTGCGCCGCTACCAGATGTCGAACCCCTTCCTCGCGCCCGACTTCAGCGCCGTGCAGCCGGTCGAACCGACCTCGAGCCGCCTGGCGAACTGGGAGCTCATCGAGCCGCTGTTCCGCTCCTTCGAGTACGGCGCGGGCGGCACGGCGGCGAGCATGGACCTGCCGCCGGTGGAGAGCCTCGACACGCCGGGACGACTGCAGCTCATGCCGCACCAGGCCCGCTTCGTCGAATCCGCCCGTGAGGGTCACCGCACCTACCTGCTCGCCGACGAGCCCGGCCTCGGCAAGACCGCACAGGCGCTGCTCGCGGCGAACGCGACCGGGTCGTACCCGCTGCTCGTCGTGACCCCCAACGTCGTGAAGGTCAACTGGGCTCGCGAGGTGGCGCTCTGGACGCCGAAGCGCACCGCCACGGTCGTGAACGGTGACGGCGAGAACATCGATGCCTATGCCGACGTCGTGATCGTCAACTACGAGATCCTCGACCGCCATGTCTACTGGCTCTCCAAGCGCGGCTTCAAGGGCATGATCGTCGACGAGGCGCACTTCATCAAGAACAAGGAGTCCCAGCGCTCGCAGAACGTGCTGTCGCTCTCGCGCAGCATCCGCGCCGTGTCCCCGAGAGCGCTCATGATCGCGCTCACCGGAACGCCGCTGATCAACCAGATCGAGGACTTCCGGATGATCTGGCAGTTCCTCGGCTGGATCGACGAGAAGAAGCCGCGCGCCGAGCTCATGCGCCGCCTCGACGAGACGGGGCTCACTCCGGGGGACCCCGGATTCTTCGCCGCGGCGCGTCAAGCCGTGATCGACATGGGCATCGTGCGCCGCAAGAAGGTCGACGTCGCCGCCGACATCCCGGCCCGTCGCATCGCGGACATCACCGTCGAGCTCGACGGGGAGGTGGGACGCTCGGTGCGCGAGTCGGAGCGCAAGCTCGTCGCGCGACTGCTCGAGCGCTTCGACCGCGTGATGGCCTCGCGGCCCGATGCCGACCCGGCCACGGTCATCCGCACCGTCGCGCACGCCGATCTCGAGGAATCGAAGTCGAGCAGCGCCGGGGACAACGTCTTCAGCATGGTGCGACGCATCGGTCAGGCGAAGGCGGGCCTCGCGGCCGACTACACCGTCAATCTGGCCCGCAACGTGGGCAAGGTCGTCTTCTTCGCCAAGCACATCGACGTGATGGACACGGCGGAGGAGCAGTTCGCCCGTGCGGGACTGCGTACGATCTCGATCCGTGGCGATCAGACGGCGAAGACCCGTCAGGCGCAGATCGACGCGTTCCTCACCGATCCCGACGTCTCCGTCGCGGTCTGCTCGCTCACCGCGGCCGGTGTCGGTGTGAACCTGCAGGTCGCCTCGAACGTGGTGCTCGCGGAGCTGAGCTGGACGGATGCCGAGCAGACCCAGGCGATCGACCGGGTGCACCGGATCGGCCAGGAGCTGCCGGTCACCGCGTGGCGCATCCTCGCGGCGCAGACGCTCGACTCGAAGATCGCCGAGCTCATCGACTCGAAGGCCGGGCTCGCTGCGCGTGCCCTCGACGGCAGCGACGAGGAGATCGGCGCCGAGTCGACGGTGCAGCTCGAGGCGCTCGTCGCGCTGCTCACCGAAGCGGTGGCGCGCCGACGCTGA
- a CDS encoding FAD-dependent oxidoreductase, whose translation MTSLWLDRAPNIETDEFEADAHYDEVVVGAGLTGLVAALLLARAGRRVVVLESRRVGALTTGNTTAKLSVLQGSQLQKIKHRTYQAVLDAYVEANLEGQAWLLRYADEHGIPVQRRDAISYATTVEGAATIDREYEAARSTGLPVVRSGDAGLPFETTASVRLADQAQFDPMDVLRALVLDLRAHGGKVVENVRVTGARASDPVEVRTTRGEVRAGHLIVATGMPILDRGLYWAKLRPKRSYGLSFRVPGDIPSDMYVSVDGPTRSLRTTPDESGELLLVGGNGHEVGRHPSPASLVDDLVDWTERWFPGAERTHTWSAQDYETPHGVPFVGWMPRGRGRIFLATGYDKWGMTNAVQCGLTLASDILGGHQPWAKTLHRRVTTPRAMAVGLGMNAAVAWEYLKGWTAAVAKPLPDQPPAEGQGEIGRDGLKATAISTVDGVTCKVSALCPHLHAMVAWNDQERTWDCPAHGSRFAADGTRLEGPTVRDLAAR comes from the coding sequence ATGACATCGCTGTGGCTGGATCGTGCCCCCAACATCGAGACCGACGAATTCGAGGCTGACGCCCACTACGACGAGGTCGTCGTCGGCGCCGGTCTGACCGGGCTCGTCGCCGCCCTGCTGCTCGCCCGCGCGGGCCGGCGGGTGGTCGTGCTCGAGTCGCGCCGGGTGGGCGCCCTGACCACGGGCAACACGACCGCGAAGCTCAGCGTGCTGCAGGGCTCGCAGCTGCAGAAGATCAAGCACCGCACCTACCAGGCGGTGCTCGACGCATACGTCGAGGCGAACCTCGAGGGACAGGCCTGGTTGCTGCGCTACGCCGACGAGCACGGCATCCCGGTGCAGCGGCGCGACGCCATCAGCTACGCCACGACCGTCGAGGGTGCGGCCACCATCGACCGCGAGTACGAGGCGGCCCGCTCGACCGGGCTGCCCGTCGTGCGCTCGGGAGACGCGGGACTGCCGTTCGAGACGACCGCGTCGGTGCGGCTGGCCGATCAGGCGCAGTTCGACCCGATGGACGTGCTGCGCGCCCTCGTACTCGACCTGAGGGCGCACGGCGGCAAGGTCGTCGAGAACGTGCGGGTCACCGGGGCGCGCGCCTCGGATCCCGTGGAGGTACGCACGACGCGCGGCGAGGTGCGCGCGGGTCACCTCATCGTGGCGACCGGCATGCCGATCCTCGACCGCGGCCTCTATTGGGCGAAGCTGCGGCCGAAGCGCTCCTACGGCCTGAGCTTCCGCGTTCCCGGCGACATCCCGAGCGACATGTACGTGAGCGTCGACGGCCCGACCCGGTCGCTGCGCACGACCCCCGACGAGTCCGGCGAACTGCTGCTCGTGGGCGGCAACGGGCACGAGGTCGGCCGCCATCCGTCGCCCGCGTCGCTCGTCGACGACCTCGTCGATTGGACCGAGCGCTGGTTCCCCGGGGCCGAGCGCACCCACACCTGGAGCGCCCAGGACTACGAGACGCCGCACGGCGTGCCCTTCGTCGGCTGGATGCCGCGCGGGCGCGGGCGGATCTTCCTGGCCACCGGCTACGACAAGTGGGGCATGACGAACGCCGTGCAGTGCGGCCTCACCCTCGCGAGCGACATCCTCGGCGGACATCAGCCGTGGGCGAAGACGCTGCACCGCCGTGTCACGACTCCGCGAGCGATGGCGGTCGGTCTCGGCATGAACGCCGCGGTAGCGTGGGAGTACCTCAAGGGGTGGACGGCCGCGGTCGCGAAGCCGCTGCCGGATCAGCCGCCCGCCGAAGGACAGGGCGAGATCGGCCGGGACGGGTTGAAGGCGACGGCGATCTCCACGGTCGACGGCGTCACGTGCAAGGTGTCGGCGCTCTGCCCCCACCTGCACGCGATGGTGGCGTGGAACGACCAGGAGCGCACCTGGGACTGCCCGGCGCACGGGTCGCGCTTCGCCGCGGACGGTACGCGCCTCGAGGGTCCGACGGTCCGGGACCTCGCCGCGCGCTGA